A portion of the Clostridium gelidum genome contains these proteins:
- a CDS encoding GNAT family N-acetyltransferase, which produces MDEYIIRESSDSEADLIIDRLVEYNLSKVPLKQEVSFSWINRIIEDKNGNIIAGILSKMYCWKCLYIDALWVQEGHRKDRLGSKLLKEVEKIAEEKGCYLIHLDTFDFQAKDFYIKYGYEIFGILDECPQQHSRYFMKKSI; this is translated from the coding sequence ATGGATGAATATATTATTAGGGAAAGCAGTGATTCAGAAGCAGATTTAATTATTGATAGGTTAGTTGAATATAATTTATCTAAAGTTCCGCTTAAACAAGAGGTATCATTTTCATGGATAAATAGAATTATTGAAGATAAGAATGGAAATATTATTGCAGGAATACTAAGTAAAATGTATTGCTGGAAATGTTTATATATTGATGCCTTATGGGTTCAAGAAGGACATAGAAAAGATAGATTAGGTTCAAAGCTATTAAAGGAAGTTGAGAAAATAGCTGAAGAAAAAGGTTGTTATTTAATTCATTTAGATACTTTTGATTTTCAAGCAAAGGATTTTTACATTAAATATGGATACGAGATTTTTGGTATATTAGATGAGTGTCCACAGCAACATTCAAGGTATTTTATGAAAAAAAGCATATAG
- a CDS encoding GTP pyrophosphokinase: MNELLERAIKLAKKYHEGQFDKGGSPYIEHPLRVMAGVESIEEKILAVLHDVLEDCDVSREQLIDEGIPEYLVEKLEILCKGKNEKYFDYIDRIKADELTINVKLSDLKDNMNLKRLKEVTEKDLKRLEKYKKAKEILESYK; the protein is encoded by the coding sequence ATGAATGAATTACTAGAAAGAGCCATTAAACTAGCAAAAAAATATCATGAAGGTCAATTTGATAAAGGAGGTTCTCCTTATATTGAACATCCTTTGAGAGTCATGGCAGGAGTTGAATCTATAGAAGAAAAAATATTGGCTGTATTGCATGATGTATTAGAGGATTGTGATGTATCTAGAGAACAATTAATAGATGAGGGTATACCTGAATATTTAGTAGAGAAATTAGAGATTTTATGCAAAGGGAAAAATGAAAAGTATTTTGATTACATAGACAGGATTAAAGCTGATGAATTAACTATTAATGTAAAACTATCTGATTTAAAAGACAATATGAATTTAAAAAGATTAAAGGAAGTCACAGAGAAAGACCTAAAAAGATTAGAAAAATATAAGAAAGCAAAAGAAATATTAGAAAGTTATAAATAG
- a CDS encoding AAA family ATPase: MPKKISVGISNFKELIENNYYLIDKSLLIKEFLNDGAKIILTPRPRRFGKTLNLSMLKYFFDINTKEESKCLFKGLNIEKEEEFKYQGEFPVIFVTFKDIKYSSYSEFKNGMRILMSELYSNYSSIMESNKLSDVDRKFFDDIWNEKASDEHITKAISKLMYFLYKYYNKNVILLIDEYDVPIQEGYMCGYYDEMISFMRNILSSALKDNDYIKKAMLTGILRVAKESIFSGMNNLEVYTLLNENFSDKFGFTQKEIDQLALDFNAVDQIEKIKQWYDGYVFGGITIYNPWSVLSYLKNKNEGLKPYWINSSSNVLVKTLLSQGDEEVKSELQDLIKGKVIRKTIDDNIVMKEIDNSPQNVWSFLLMTGYLKWNKKELIEGKYVCDLKVPNKEVSIYYTDMILKWFEDSMSMRKYNIMLNALVTGDIELFEGLFKEFVINNISYFDVSGKEPERVYHAFVLGMLISLEGQYEVKSNKESGYGRYDVMIIPKDNSKLGIIMEFKKIDDFMKDTIDEAAIKALKEIEDRKYEAELIKDGIKKILKLAIVFKGKEVCVFR, translated from the coding sequence ATGCCAAAGAAAATCTCAGTAGGAATATCAAATTTTAAAGAATTAATAGAAAATAATTATTATTTAATTGATAAAAGCTTACTTATAAAAGAGTTTTTAAATGATGGTGCTAAGATAATATTGACTCCTAGACCAAGAAGGTTTGGAAAGACTTTAAATTTAAGTATGCTTAAATACTTTTTTGATATTAATACTAAGGAAGAATCTAAGTGTTTATTTAAAGGATTGAATATTGAAAAAGAAGAAGAATTCAAATATCAGGGAGAGTTTCCTGTTATATTTGTAACCTTTAAGGATATCAAATATTCTAGTTATAGTGAATTTAAAAATGGTATGAGAATATTAATGTCAGAATTATACAGTAATTATTCTAGCATTATGGAAAGTAATAAATTATCAGATGTAGACAGAAAATTTTTTGATGATATATGGAATGAAAAAGCCTCAGATGAACATATTACTAAAGCGATAAGTAAATTAATGTATTTTCTTTATAAATACTATAATAAGAATGTAATTTTACTTATAGATGAATATGATGTTCCTATTCAAGAAGGATATATGTGTGGTTATTATGATGAAATGATATCATTTATGAGAAATATATTGAGTTCTGCACTAAAAGATAATGATTATATAAAGAAAGCAATGCTCACAGGTATTTTAAGGGTTGCAAAAGAAAGTATCTTTTCAGGAATGAATAATTTAGAAGTATATACCTTATTAAATGAAAACTTTTCTGATAAATTTGGATTTACTCAAAAGGAAATAGATCAGTTAGCATTAGATTTTAACGCAGTAGATCAAATAGAAAAAATAAAACAATGGTATGATGGATATGTATTTGGTGGAATAACAATTTATAATCCTTGGTCAGTTTTAAGCTATTTAAAAAACAAAAATGAAGGATTAAAACCCTATTGGATAAATAGCAGTAGTAATGTTTTAGTTAAAACATTACTATCTCAAGGTGATGAAGAAGTTAAATCTGAATTACAAGATTTAATTAAAGGTAAAGTAATTAGAAAAACTATAGATGATAATATAGTTATGAAAGAAATAGATAATTCGCCTCAAAATGTATGGAGCTTTTTATTAATGACTGGGTATTTAAAATGGAATAAAAAAGAGTTAATAGAAGGAAAATATGTTTGTGATTTAAAAGTTCCAAATAAAGAAGTATCAATTTATTATACAGATATGATTTTAAAATGGTTTGAAGATAGCATGAGCATGAGAAAATATAATATAATGTTAAATGCTTTAGTAACTGGGGATATTGAACTTTTTGAAGGATTATTTAAAGAGTTTGTTATAAATAATATAAGTTACTTTGATGTTTCAGGCAAAGAGCCAGAAAGAGTTTATCATGCTTTTGTACTTGGAATGTTAATTTCACTTGAAGGACAATATGAAGTGAAATCTAATAAGGAAAGTGGTTATGGAAGATATGATGTAATGATTATTCCAAAAGATAATAGTAAACTAGGAATAATTATGGAATTTAAGAAAATTGATGATTTTATGAAAGACACCATTGATGAAGCTGCTATAAAGGCATTAAAGGAAATAGAAGATAGAAAATATGAAGCAGAATTAATTAAAGATGGTATTAAAAAAATACTAAAACTTGCAATTGTATTTAAAGGTAAAGAAGTTTGTGTTTTTAGATAA
- a CDS encoding ISLre2 family transposase: MYELSLNDKGMTFKELEKRIYKYACDEACNALKSILEFLDEKLLNERDSKVYRNKGRKQTCLRTIMGNVEYSRRIYEFKLEDGKKATKYLLDEYLGMDTLGNVSINLVETILTNVTEVSFRKTSENIKTMCNQDISAQGVWNIVQTLGEKIKEIENRKIELNDKGALKGEKEVPVLFQEQDGVWLYLQGNDRPKGKNKKKELKLAVSYTGWTLRPGSKKEYVVVDKTVCASFSNSNHFKKLASATISEKYNVDEIQTRILNGDGANWIKATCEDEDIHFQLDPFHVGQAIIRKVSDKRAQKQLLKLFREGKIDEGLETIVNMMILTNEKDIAFKKLTELYDYFVHNRDGLIPYKLRSDINMPTAPEGMEYKNLGTMEHNICDVLAQRMKGRKMSWSINGADNLSKILSEKFSNRLFDTVDKIYRNIISDDVIDTVVAKLPLTVFQANKESNKCKAYKCNSAQIPYSGAAATLGRKIVRDLCGLKSFSDISYS, from the coding sequence ATGTATGAATTAAGTTTAAATGATAAAGGAATGACTTTCAAGGAGTTAGAGAAAAGAATTTATAAATATGCTTGTGACGAAGCTTGTAATGCTTTAAAAAGTATATTAGAATTTTTAGATGAAAAACTACTTAATGAAAGAGATAGCAAGGTTTACCGTAATAAAGGTCGTAAGCAAACTTGTTTGAGGACTATTATGGGGAACGTAGAGTATTCTAGGCGCATTTATGAATTTAAACTTGAAGATGGTAAGAAAGCAACTAAGTACCTTTTGGATGAGTATTTAGGGATGGACACTTTAGGAAATGTGTCTATAAATCTCGTAGAAACTATTTTAACTAACGTGACGGAGGTTTCTTTTAGAAAGACATCTGAGAATATTAAAACTATGTGTAATCAAGATATTAGTGCTCAAGGCGTTTGGAACATAGTTCAAACACTTGGGGAAAAGATTAAAGAAATAGAAAATCGTAAAATTGAGTTAAATGACAAAGGTGCATTAAAAGGCGAAAAGGAAGTACCAGTATTGTTTCAGGAGCAAGATGGAGTTTGGCTCTATCTTCAAGGTAATGATAGACCAAAAGGGAAAAATAAAAAGAAAGAGTTAAAACTAGCAGTATCATATACTGGCTGGACTTTACGCCCAGGGAGCAAAAAAGAATATGTGGTTGTTGATAAAACTGTTTGTGCAAGCTTTAGCAATTCCAATCACTTTAAAAAGCTTGCTAGCGCAACAATTTCAGAAAAATACAATGTAGATGAAATTCAAACTAGAATATTAAACGGTGATGGAGCAAATTGGATTAAAGCAACTTGTGAGGATGAAGACATTCATTTTCAGCTAGATCCATTTCATGTAGGCCAAGCGATTATACGTAAGGTAAGTGATAAAAGAGCTCAAAAGCAATTACTAAAACTATTTAGAGAAGGTAAAATTGATGAAGGTCTAGAAACTATTGTAAATATGATGATACTTACAAACGAAAAAGATATTGCATTTAAGAAGCTTACTGAATTATATGATTACTTTGTTCACAATAGAGATGGATTAATACCGTATAAATTAAGAAGTGACATAAACATGCCTACGGCGCCGGAAGGCATGGAATACAAGAATCTAGGCACAATGGAACATAATATTTGTGATGTATTAGCTCAAAGAATGAAGGGCAGAAAAATGAGCTGGTCTATTAATGGTGCAGATAATTTATCTAAAATATTATCTGAAAAATTTAGTAATAGGTTGTTTGATACTGTAGATAAAATCTACAGAAATATTATTTCTGATGATGTTATTGATACAGTAGTTGCAAAACTACCATTAACAGTATTTCAAGCGAATAAAGAATCTAATAAGTGTAAGGCATATAAGTGCAATAGTGCACAAATTCCGTATAGCGGAGCTGCCGCAACGTTAGGTAGAAAAATAGTACGTGATTTATGTGGATTAAAATCATTTAGTGATATTAGTTATAGTTAA
- a CDS encoding response regulator transcription factor, whose amino-acid sequence METKTILLIEDEIDLANEIELTLNKWGFNICKIDEFDKILSEFLEKKPQLVLLDINLPFYDGFYWCKKIRGMSKVPIIFLSSRNSNMDMIMGINDGADDYITKPFSTDILITKINALLRRSYDYSISSNILFYDGLALDTEKGIVTYNEKSLELTKNDMKILSTLIKNKGKIVSRENLMMSLWNENEFVNENTLTVSINRLRNKILELGLKDFIKTKKGIGYII is encoded by the coding sequence ATGGAGACTAAAACAATTTTATTAATAGAAGATGAGATAGATCTTGCAAATGAAATTGAATTAACACTAAATAAATGGGGATTTAATATTTGTAAAATAGATGAATTTGATAAAATCCTATCAGAATTTTTAGAGAAAAAACCACAATTAGTATTGCTGGATATAAACTTACCGTTTTATGATGGCTTTTATTGGTGTAAAAAGATAAGAGGAATGTCAAAGGTTCCTATTATATTTTTATCTTCAAGAAACTCCAATATGGATATGATTATGGGAATTAATGATGGGGCAGATGACTATATAACCAAGCCATTTTCAACAGATATTTTAATTACTAAGATAAATGCACTTCTTAGAAGATCTTATGATTATTCAATATCAAGTAATATTTTATTTTATGATGGACTAGCTTTAGATACAGAAAAAGGTATTGTAACTTATAACGAAAAATCACTGGAACTAACTAAAAATGATATGAAAATATTAAGTACACTTATTAAAAATAAAGGAAAAATAGTTTCCAGGGAAAATCTTATGATGTCTCTTTGGAATGAAAATGAATTTGTAAATGAGAATACTCTTACTGTAAGTATTAATAGGTTGAGAAATAAAATTTTAGAACTAGGATTGAAAGATTTTATAAAAACTAAGAAAGGTATAGGATACATAATTTAA
- a CDS encoding sensor histidine kinase: MLYNLLKNEQIIESEAIKGDTLEESFIKEVINRNKNFMNNKSKKYEEALKEMEEYISRWVHEIKLPISALNIILDRIDDIELNNSIKNQVEKINSLVSSVLYGSRLTSLHEDIFIKEEKLKDIIEKSIRNNAFFLIKNKIDVKLDNLNQNIYTDSKWMIYVADQIISNAIKYCSDVKKIEFSSYDEENCVVLNIKDYGIGIKKEDIKRIFDKGFTGINGRNKIYKSTGMGLYFSKRALDKLGHKIEANSKENEFTEFKVYFYKISDYLNVTKM, encoded by the coding sequence ATGCTATATAATTTATTAAAGAATGAGCAGATAATTGAAAGTGAAGCAATAAAAGGTGATACTTTAGAAGAAAGTTTTATTAAAGAAGTGATAAATAGAAATAAAAATTTTATGAATAATAAATCTAAGAAATATGAAGAAGCCTTGAAAGAAATGGAAGAATATATATCAAGATGGGTTCACGAAATTAAGTTACCTATATCAGCTCTTAATATTATATTAGATAGAATAGATGATATTGAATTAAATAATAGTATTAAGAATCAAGTTGAAAAAATTAACTCTTTAGTTAGTTCTGTTTTATATGGGAGCAGGCTTACTAGTTTACATGAAGATATTTTTATAAAAGAAGAAAAATTAAAAGATATAATAGAAAAGTCCATAAGGAATAATGCATTTTTTCTTATAAAAAATAAAATAGATGTGAAACTTGATAATTTAAATCAAAATATTTATACAGATTCTAAGTGGATGATTTATGTTGCTGATCAAATAATAAGCAATGCTATAAAATATTGTAGTGATGTTAAAAAGATAGAGTTTTCTTCATATGATGAAGAAAACTGTGTTGTTTTAAATATAAAGGATTATGGCATAGGAATTAAAAAAGAAGATATAAAAAGGATTTTTGACAAGGGCTTCACTGGTATAAATGGTCGTAATAAAATCTATAAATCAACAGGAATGGGCTTGTATTTTTCAAAGAGGGCATTGGATAAGCTTGGGCATAAAATAGAGGCGAATTCTAAGGAAAATGAATTTACAGAATTTAAAGTTTATTTTTATAAAATATCAGATTATCTAAATGTGACAAAAATGTAA
- a CDS encoding S41 family peptidase — MKCRFFSKIIIATLVLIMSLGLIGCNSTNNKDKFKEFSNLSKQEKIVKMKEEVEYLCSNLEKKHINLYHSISKEDFEKKKEELITNIPQIEDEVDYYYALSELMTGLNDAHTAIGVSDDIMNESYFYDFDIKKFQEGWILMGIDKSNENLLGYKVTSINGIKIDEVFNRILNVMPHENPYKIANNFSLYVETAQLLKRVKVISDISENITVSLEDENQNSVDIKVSAAKDDNVQNEKHSLLRDKVKKTMTSNIKEEKYWFDKIDDNDLYVQYNKCMEDNTLPIKEFSKEISKKIEDNNFKKVILDFRYNGGGSSNVIEPLFDELQENKEKYNLKYYILIGNQTFSSAILNAYEGKKRLKATLVGQPTGGDLNHYGEVKKFELPYSGFSVAYSTKYFENIKNYDKDALYPDISVENTINDYIYGIDDDVQAAIKD; from the coding sequence ATGAAATGTAGATTTTTTTCAAAAATAATAATTGCAACACTGGTACTAATTATGAGTTTAGGCCTCATTGGATGCAATAGTACAAACAATAAAGATAAATTTAAAGAATTTAGTAATTTATCTAAGCAGGAGAAAATAGTTAAGATGAAGGAAGAGGTAGAGTATCTTTGCAGTAATTTGGAAAAGAAGCACATAAATTTATATCATAGTATTTCAAAAGAGGATTTTGAAAAGAAAAAAGAAGAGTTAATTACTAATATTCCTCAAATTGAGGATGAAGTTGATTATTATTATGCTTTGTCAGAATTAATGACTGGTTTAAATGATGCGCACACAGCCATTGGAGTTTCAGATGATATTATGAATGAAAGTTACTTTTATGATTTTGATATAAAGAAATTTCAAGAAGGATGGATTCTTATGGGAATAGATAAAAGTAATGAAAATTTATTAGGATATAAGGTGACATCTATCAATGGTATAAAAATAGATGAAGTTTTTAATAGAATTTTAAATGTCATGCCTCATGAGAATCCATATAAAATAGCTAATAATTTTTCGCTTTATGTTGAAACAGCACAATTGTTAAAGAGAGTAAAAGTTATAAGTGATATTTCGGAGAATATTACCGTATCATTAGAGGATGAAAATCAAAATTCAGTAGATATAAAAGTTTCAGCGGCAAAAGATGATAATGTGCAAAATGAAAAGCATTCACTACTTCGAGATAAAGTAAAAAAGACTATGACATCAAATATAAAAGAAGAAAAATATTGGTTTGATAAAATTGATGATAATGATTTATATGTACAATATAACAAGTGTATGGAAGATAATACTTTACCTATAAAAGAATTTAGCAAGGAAATTTCTAAGAAAATAGAAGATAATAATTTCAAGAAAGTAATATTAGATTTCCGATACAATGGAGGTGGATCTTCTAACGTAATAGAACCTCTATTTGATGAATTGCAGGAAAATAAAGAAAAATATAATCTTAAATATTATATTTTAATAGGGAATCAGACTTTTTCATCAGCAATTTTAAATGCTTATGAAGGTAAAAAAAGATTAAAGGCAACTTTAGTTGGACAGCCTACTGGTGGTGATCTTAATCATTATGGTGAAGTTAAAAAATTTGAATTACCTTATAGTGGATTTTCAGTTGCTTATTCAACAAAGTATTTTGAAAATATTAAGAATTATGACAAGGATGCATTGTATCCAGATATTAGTGTGGAAAATACAATTAATGATTATATATATGGAATTGATGATGATGTACAAGCTGCTATTAAAGATTAA
- a CDS encoding ABC transporter ATP-binding protein, with the protein MGKILTVNDITKEYGIKGFRSRILNNVSLVVNKGDFISIMGPSGSGKTTLLNLMSTLDKPTSGEIILNGVDVTKTSNKELSKIRKENIGFIFQDYNLLDNMTLMDNIALPLALGRKKSKLIEDKVIEISDIFGLKDHLNKYPYELSGGQKQRGAAARALITNPKIVFADEPTGALDSRSSSELLECLCRINEKENATIIMVTHDSACASYSNEVYMLSDGKIMCKLNKGNDRKEFYKRIIDMLASIGGAC; encoded by the coding sequence ATGGGCAAGATTTTAACGGTTAATGATATTACAAAAGAATATGGAATTAAGGGTTTTAGAAGCAGGATTTTAAATAATGTAAGTTTAGTAGTTAACAAAGGAGATTTTATTTCAATTATGGGGCCTTCAGGATCAGGAAAGACAACTCTTTTAAATTTGATGTCAACTCTTGATAAACCTACTAGTGGTGAAATTATATTAAATGGTGTGGATGTAACTAAAACAAGTAATAAGGAATTATCTAAAATAAGAAAAGAAAACATTGGGTTTATATTTCAGGATTATAATCTGTTAGACAATATGACTTTAATGGATAATATAGCTTTGCCATTAGCACTCGGAAGGAAAAAAAGCAAATTAATAGAAGATAAAGTAATAGAAATATCAGATATCTTTGGACTAAAGGATCATTTAAATAAATATCCTTATGAATTATCAGGAGGTCAAAAACAAAGAGGTGCAGCAGCTAGGGCTTTAATTACAAACCCTAAAATAGTATTTGCAGATGAGCCAACAGGAGCACTTGATTCAAGATCATCATCTGAATTGCTAGAATGTTTATGTAGAATTAATGAAAAAGAAAATGCAACTATAATTATGGTTACCCATGATAGTGCTTGTGCAAGTTATTCTAACGAAGTATATATGCTCAGTGATGGTAAAATAATGTGTAAGCTAAATAAAGGTAACGATAGAAAAGAATTTTATAAGAGAATAATTGATATGCTTGCATCTATTGGAGGTGCATGTTAA
- a CDS encoding FtsX-like permease family protein: MNVFSIALNNLKNNIKIYSMFFISMIFSVFILVNFELLLYGDIMQYIGKINKDIYIVLLKCVIAVLIIFMIFFIWYSTNIFLRKRKKEIGIYVFSGLDLFIIGKIYFIEVFLMGLSSCIIGISLGTIFSKFFQMIILKISGYELDVAFDIGLVPIVNTILIFMTIFLIMTLKGLLNIYRSKIINLLNAHKKETRIPKVTIITYIVAVASVIITIYAYILATKACSTENMGYVIYSTFFIIIGSFGFFGSVLSIIFNMLINTKKVLYAGNNIITINNLAYRFKKNYKIYAIITILITTTISTLGVAISSKTSYDKQMRSLSAYTFSFVSNSNIDTKPVKDSIWDNKIMDDINTRFLYGDDKVSSNSSYEYRYKNTLILEYNDFINILKYLKYKNINDINENMVKNNNVIVIDRENVINGKNNKTVTEFNIGQDVYKTSYNLSILLFGSMSSKRDILVVSKDNYEKIKVITNEANFYGIKLENDQRLYHILNKINSKLPEDVTNSYYMDEIQGIKWLTFSYAIGVVLFLVFLLATGTILYMKIYSDAYEDKEKYLILLKMGVEEKEILGALKKEISLLYAIPLLLASINSYFSVKILNSYMELNLVKLYISSIGVCIFVFIILYVQSIRYIKQLVLK; the protein is encoded by the coding sequence ATGAATGTATTTAGCATTGCATTAAACAATTTGAAAAACAATATAAAAATATATTCTATGTTTTTTATTTCAATGATTTTTTCAGTATTTATATTAGTGAATTTTGAATTGCTATTATATGGAGACATAATGCAATATATTGGCAAAATCAATAAAGATATTTATATTGTTTTACTCAAATGTGTAATTGCAGTTTTAATTATATTTATGATATTTTTCATCTGGTATTCAACTAATATATTTCTTAGGAAGAGAAAAAAAGAAATTGGAATTTATGTGTTTAGTGGACTTGATTTATTTATAATAGGAAAAATTTATTTTATAGAAGTATTTTTAATGGGATTAAGCTCATGCATAATAGGAATAAGCCTAGGAACAATATTTTCAAAGTTTTTTCAGATGATAATATTAAAAATATCTGGTTATGAATTAGATGTGGCATTTGATATAGGATTGGTTCCAATAGTAAATACAATTTTAATATTTATGACTATATTTTTAATAATGACCTTAAAAGGCTTGTTAAATATATATAGAAGTAAAATAATAAATCTTTTAAATGCTCATAAGAAGGAGACTAGAATTCCTAAGGTTACTATTATTACATACATAGTGGCAGTAGCTTCAGTAATTATTACTATATATGCTTATATTTTAGCAACAAAAGCGTGTTCAACTGAAAATATGGGATATGTAATATATTCAACATTTTTTATTATAATTGGAAGTTTTGGATTCTTTGGAAGTGTACTTTCAATTATATTTAATATGTTAATTAACACTAAAAAAGTTTTATACGCTGGAAACAACATAATAACTATAAATAATTTAGCTTATAGATTTAAAAAGAACTATAAAATTTATGCGATTATAACTATTTTAATTACAACTACAATTTCTACATTAGGTGTAGCAATATCAAGTAAGACATCTTATGATAAGCAGATGAGAAGTCTCTCAGCATATACTTTTTCTTTTGTATCAAATAGCAATATAGATACAAAGCCTGTAAAAGATAGTATATGGGATAATAAAATAATGGATGATATAAACACAAGGTTTTTATATGGTGATGATAAGGTAAGTTCTAATAGTAGTTATGAATATAGATATAAGAATACACTTATTTTAGAATATAATGATTTTATAAATATATTGAAATATTTAAAATATAAAAATATTAATGACATTAATGAAAATATGGTGAAAAACAATAATGTTATTGTGATAGATAGAGAAAATGTAATAAATGGGAAAAATAATAAAACTGTAACTGAATTTAATATTGGACAGGATGTTTATAAAACATCTTATAATTTATCCATATTGTTATTTGGAAGTATGTCTAGCAAGAGAGATATACTAGTTGTAAGCAAAGATAACTATGAAAAAATAAAAGTAATAACAAATGAAGCAAATTTTTATGGGATTAAGCTTGAAAATGATCAAAGGTTATACCATATTCTTAATAAGATAAATAGTAAGCTGCCTGAAGATGTAACAAATTCTTATTATATGGATGAAATTCAAGGAATTAAGTGGCTTACTTTCTCCTATGCTATAGGAGTAGTATTGTTTTTAGTTTTTTTATTAGCGACTGGAACAATATTATATATGAAAATTTATAGTGATGCTTATGAGGATAAGGAGAAATATCTAATATTGTTAAAGATGGGAGTAGAAGAAAAAGAGATATTAGGTGCTTTAAAGAAAGAAATAAGTTTGTTGTATGCTATACCTTTACTTCTAGCTAGCATTAATAGCTATTTTTCAGTAAAAATACTGAATAGTTATATGGAATTAAATCTAGTAAAACTTTATATAAGTAGTATTGGAGTTTGTATTTTTGTATTTATTATACTTTATGTACAATCAATAAGATATATAAAACAGTTAGTTTTGAAATAG
- a CDS encoding ArsR/SmtB family transcription factor has protein sequence MSSEYETNAKILKALSDPNRLKIIDLLSCGEKCACVILESFEFTQPTLSHHMKVLMDCGLIEVRKDGIWNYYKLKGKNTNKLVLFLMNLITEKENCICNNPKCACKDNNIKDEF, from the coding sequence ATGAGTTCAGAATATGAAACAAATGCAAAAATATTAAAAGCTTTAAGTGATCCCAATAGACTTAAGATAATTGATTTATTATCTTGTGGTGAAAAGTGTGCGTGCGTGATATTGGAAAGTTTTGAATTTACACAACCTACATTATCTCATCATATGAAAGTTTTGATGGATTGTGGCTTGATTGAAGTCAGAAAAGATGGTATATGGAATTATTATAAACTAAAAGGTAAGAATACTAATAAATTAGTATTGTTTTTAATGAACTTAATTACGGAAAAAGAAAACTGCATATGTAACAATCCTAAATGTGCATGTAAAGATAATAACATAAAGGATGAATTTTAA